Proteins encoded by one window of Lathyrus oleraceus cultivar Zhongwan6 chromosome 1, CAAS_Psat_ZW6_1.0, whole genome shotgun sequence:
- the LOC127096183 gene encoding uncharacterized protein LOC127096183, producing MDQLEQNQAAMREDMTTVKAQMGHLVEALQALARGQEEMRQANLRASTANPAVVTIPVNPPGGAGTPAIAQPPPERGLVYQNANQTFNIPANGRFQPEIDDQQDAFFTTKADSVYEAFGPSPADIERRFQMVDERFKAMQGPDTFGLDAVDMCLVPDVKIPPKFKVPSFEKYQGVTCPKTHIRAFCRKMAAHSSDEKLLMHFFQDSLSGASLEWYMQLERTHIRTWRELAEAFLKHYQYNSDMAPNRTQLQSLS from the coding sequence ATGGATCAGTTGGAGCAGAACCAAGCTGCTATGAGGGAGGATATGACCACTGTGAAAGCTCAGATGGGTCATCTTGTTGAAGCCCTACAAGCTCTGGCTAGGGGACAAGAGGAAATGCGTCAGGCTAATCTGAGAGCCTCTACTGCCAACCCTGCTGTTGTGACTATACCGGTGAATCCACCAGGAGGAGCTGGTACGCCTGCTATAGCTCAGCCACCTCCCGAAAGAGGTCTGGTGTACCAAAATGCTAATCAGACATTCAATATCCCCGCCAATGGGAGATTCCAACCTGAGATTGACGATCAGCAGGACGCTTTCTTCACTACAAAAGCTGACTCAGTTTATGAGGCTTTTGGTCCTTCTCCTGCTGACATCGAAAGGAGATTTCAAATGGTGGATGAGAGATTCAAGGCGATGCAAGGTCCTGATACCTTTGGGTTGGATGCTGTTGACATGTGTCTAGTGCCAGACGTGAAAATTCCTCCCAAGTTCAAAGTCCCGAGCTTTGAAAAGTATCAAGGGGTCACTTGTCCAAAGACCCACATCCGAGCTTTCTGCAGAAAGATGGCCGCTCATTCTAGTGATGAGAAACTCTTAATGCATTTTTTCCAGGACAGTCTCAGTGGAGCTTCTCTAGAATGGTATATGCAGCTCGAGCGCACACATATACGAACCTGGAGGGAACTTGCTGAAGCCTTCTTGAAGCATTATCAGTATAACTCAGACATGGCTCCCAATCGGACTCAGCTCCAAAGCCTTTCTTAG